In Sphaeramia orbicularis chromosome 12, fSphaOr1.1, whole genome shotgun sequence, the following proteins share a genomic window:
- the phpt1 gene encoding 14 kDa phosphohistidine phosphatase: MCTQTKAAALMMNIPQADIDPSGVFKYVLIRVHSREEGDDSEVDIVRGYGWAEYHADIYDKVSEELEKGGHLDCECIGGGRIKHDPEAKKIHVYGYSMGFGRANHAVSTEKLKARYPDYEVTWANEGY; this comes from the exons ATGTGCACCCAGACGAAGGCTGCGGCTCTGATGATGAACATCCCGCAGGCGGACATAGACCCCTCTGGTGTCTTCAAATATGTGTTAATAAGGGTTCACAGCCGAGAGGAGGGCGACGACTCAGAAGTGGACATAGTCCGGGGGTACGGCTGGGCGGAGTACCACG CGGATATTTATGACAAGGTTTCTGAGGAGCTGGAAAAGGGTGGACACCTGGACTGTGAGTGTATCGGAGGAGGACGGATCAAACACGATCCAGAGGCCAAGAAGATCCACGTGTACGGATACTCCATG GGATTTGGGAGAGCCAACCACGCAGTGTCAACGGAAAAGTTGAAGGCGCGGTATCCAGACTATGAGGTCACCTGGGCTAATGAAGGATACTGA